One region of Flavobacterium sp. GSB-24 genomic DNA includes:
- a CDS encoding DUF3078 domain-containing protein, with the protein MKLLRSTLLLLLLLSTSHNFAQIIQTTLSPNQAPKPPSNWTKKNQLGFDISEIAFVNWSAGGTSSISGLFKGEFGRTYAKKNHKWVNELIVKYGLNKQDGTELRKTDDAFQFNSTYGFRKDTASNWYYSSKLNFNTQFTNGYNYPNRDIAISKPFAPAYIFLGAGAENSNKEKNRVFYFSPITLKTTLVLDQYLANQGSFGVKKAVYATDPLDPENQILIEEGQKVKAEFGILFTAYMKSEIYKNVFYENRLSLYTDYLNKFGNVDIDYDTRLDLVVNAYVKANIGVHLIYDDDIKTKKDVVDPATGTKSQVNEGPKMQLRQVLGVGLVYAFK; encoded by the coding sequence ATGAAATTATTGCGTTCTACCCTTTTGCTATTATTGCTTTTGAGTACCTCTCATAACTTTGCCCAGATTATACAAACTACCTTGAGTCCGAATCAAGCACCTAAACCGCCTTCGAACTGGACAAAAAAAAATCAACTTGGTTTTGATATCTCCGAAATTGCTTTTGTCAACTGGAGTGCCGGGGGAACAAGTTCTATCTCAGGTTTATTTAAAGGTGAATTTGGAAGAACATACGCAAAGAAAAATCATAAATGGGTAAACGAACTTATCGTAAAATATGGTTTAAACAAACAAGATGGAACTGAATTAAGAAAAACCGACGACGCATTTCAATTTAACTCTACTTATGGTTTTAGAAAGGACACTGCCTCAAACTGGTATTATTCTTCTAAATTAAACTTCAATACGCAATTTACAAACGGTTATAACTATCCCAACAGAGATATTGCAATCTCTAAGCCTTTTGCACCAGCTTATATCTTTTTGGGAGCTGGAGCTGAGAATTCAAACAAGGAAAAAAATAGAGTTTTTTACTTCTCTCCTATTACGTTAAAAACTACTTTAGTACTTGATCAATATCTTGCCAATCAAGGTTCCTTCGGGGTTAAAAAAGCAGTTTATGCAACAGACCCGCTGGATCCCGAAAATCAGATATTAATCGAGGAAGGACAAAAAGTAAAAGCAGAATTTGGTATACTTTTTACGGCATACATGAAAAGTGAAATTTATAAAAACGTTTTTTATGAAAACAGATTAAGTTTATATACCGATTATTTGAATAAATTTGGTAACGTCGATATAGATTACGACACTCGTTTAGACCTTGTCGTTAATGCATATGTGAAAGCAAATATCGGTGTTCATTTAATATATGATGATGATATTAAAACGAAAAAAGACGTTGTTGACCCAGCTACAGGAACAAAAAGCCAAGTAAACGAAGGTCCGAAGATGCAGTTAAGACAGGTTCTTGGTGTAGGACTTGTTTATGCTTTTAAATAA
- a CDS encoding outer membrane beta-barrel protein yields the protein MKKILVMAALAICSFANAQKGTILVGGNIGYTSEKTEFANSERTVNEFSFSPKVGYQFHENWTVGGEFTVSSSNDDDGVTEEKNNGFKLGAFVRYTMPLSQTFSVFADMGAGFQNAKYKEYGPGNAFAKSKADGMYVGVTPALFINMQKGFGLNFSIGGLGYETLSYDNNGPDVNKFYFNFGQTFNIGISKNF from the coding sequence ATGAAAAAAATTCTAGTGATGGCTGCGTTGGCTATCTGTAGTTTTGCAAATGCGCAAAAAGGAACAATCTTAGTAGGTGGTAACATTGGATACACTTCTGAAAAAACTGAATTTGCAAACAGCGAAAGAACAGTAAACGAATTTAGCTTTTCTCCAAAAGTTGGTTACCAATTTCACGAAAACTGGACAGTTGGAGGTGAATTTACTGTAAGTTCTTCTAATGATGATGATGGTGTAACTGAAGAAAAAAATAACGGATTCAAATTAGGTGCATTTGTTCGTTATACAATGCCATTAAGCCAAACTTTCTCTGTTTTTGCAGATATGGGAGCAGGTTTCCAAAATGCAAAATATAAAGAATATGGTCCAGGAAATGCTTTTGCAAAATCTAAAGCAGATGGAATGTATGTTGGTGTAACTCCAGCTCTTTTCATTAACATGCAAAAAGGTTTCGGTTTAAACTTCAGCATTGGTGGTTTAGGATACGAGACATTAAGTTATGATAATAACGGTCCAGATGTTAACAAATTCTACTTTAACTTCGGTCAAACATTCAACATCGGAATCTCTAAAAACTTCTAA
- the metE gene encoding 5-methyltetrahydropteroyltriglutamate--homocysteine S-methyltransferase, whose amino-acid sequence MKTNNLGYPRIGSNRELKKASELYWAGKISADELIDAGKEIRIRNWHLQSEAGVDLIPSNDFSFYDQVLDLTLTVGAIPQRYHELAKTNSSLDLYFAMARGAQKDGQDVVAMEMTKWFDTNYHYIVPEFTKNQKFELFSEKIINEFKEAKDLGIATKPVLIGPISYLLLGKEKEEGFSRIDLIDALLPVYFEIFEKLQAENAEYIQLDEPFLALNLTDKERNTFTKVYNEINKRFPNIKIILANYFDCFGENLETALALPVDTFHLDLVRCPLQLDDILESGKLASNVNLSLGVVDGRNIWKNDFKKSLELIKKATDALGENRILVAPSCSLIHSPCDLDLETNDATLTPEIKQWLAFAKQKINEIVLLKQFASNEVDVKNSVDYERNVIANENRKTSKLIHNNEVKARVAGITASDDQRKSTFATRRKSQIEALNLPLFPTTTIGSFPQTAEVRSWRAKFKKGELTTEQYNDLIEKETEATIRFQEETGIDVLVHGEFERNDMVEYFGEQLSGFTFTKNGWVQSYGSRCVKPPVIYGDVSRPNPMTVKWSKYAQSLTPKWVKGMLTGPVTILQWSFVRNDQPRSETCTQIALAIRDEVVDLEKAEIKIIQIDEPAIREGLPLRKEEWANYLDWAVKAFRISASGVNDDTQIHTHMCYSEFNDIIQNIADMDADVITIECSRSQMELLDAFANFKYPNEIGPGVYDIHSPRVPSSTEMVKLLEKASAVIPVDQLWVNPDCGLKTRHWDETKKALIEMVAAAQEMRATVENPVS is encoded by the coding sequence ATGAAAACAAACAACTTAGGTTACCCAAGAATTGGCAGCAACAGAGAACTCAAAAAAGCATCTGAATTGTACTGGGCGGGAAAAATTTCTGCAGATGAACTTATTGATGCGGGAAAAGAAATTCGTATTAGAAACTGGCATTTACAGTCAGAAGCCGGAGTAGATTTAATTCCATCTAACGATTTTTCTTTTTACGATCAGGTTTTAGATTTGACTTTGACAGTTGGCGCAATTCCACAGCGTTATCACGAACTGGCTAAAACAAATTCATCACTTGACTTGTATTTTGCAATGGCAAGAGGCGCGCAAAAAGACGGACAAGATGTTGTAGCTATGGAAATGACAAAATGGTTCGACACCAACTATCATTACATTGTTCCTGAATTCACAAAAAACCAAAAGTTTGAATTGTTTTCAGAAAAAATAATCAATGAATTTAAAGAAGCTAAAGACTTAGGAATTGCGACAAAACCCGTTTTAATTGGACCTATTTCATATTTGCTTTTAGGAAAAGAAAAAGAAGAAGGCTTCAGCCGAATTGATCTTATTGACGCTTTACTTCCTGTTTATTTCGAAATATTTGAAAAATTACAAGCAGAAAATGCTGAATATATTCAGCTTGATGAACCTTTCTTGGCTTTGAATTTAACGGACAAAGAAAGAAACACTTTCACAAAAGTGTACAACGAAATCAACAAACGTTTCCCGAATATTAAAATCATTTTAGCGAATTATTTTGACTGCTTCGGCGAGAATCTGGAAACAGCTTTGGCTTTACCAGTTGATACTTTTCATTTAGATTTAGTTCGATGCCCGCTTCAATTAGATGATATTTTAGAATCTGGGAAATTGGCTTCAAACGTAAATCTTTCTTTGGGAGTTGTTGACGGAAGAAATATCTGGAAAAACGATTTCAAAAAATCATTAGAATTAATCAAAAAAGCGACTGATGCTTTAGGCGAAAACAGAATTCTGGTTGCTCCATCTTGTTCTTTAATACACAGTCCGTGCGATTTGGATTTAGAAACTAATGACGCAACTTTAACTCCAGAAATCAAACAATGGCTGGCTTTCGCGAAGCAAAAAATCAACGAAATTGTACTTTTAAAACAATTCGCTTCAAACGAAGTTGACGTTAAAAACTCTGTTGATTATGAGCGAAATGTAATTGCAAACGAAAACCGTAAAACTTCAAAATTAATTCATAATAATGAAGTTAAAGCGCGTGTTGCCGGAATTACAGCTTCTGATGACCAACGTAAAAGCACTTTTGCCACCAGAAGAAAAAGCCAAATCGAAGCTTTGAATTTACCTTTGTTCCCAACTACAACTATTGGATCTTTTCCGCAGACAGCTGAAGTGAGAAGCTGGAGAGCGAAATTCAAAAAAGGAGAATTAACAACGGAACAATACAACGATTTAATCGAAAAAGAAACCGAAGCTACGATTCGTTTTCAGGAAGAAACCGGAATCGATGTTTTGGTTCATGGCGAATTCGAGCGTAACGATATGGTGGAATATTTCGGAGAACAATTATCTGGTTTTACGTTTACCAAAAACGGCTGGGTTCAGAGTTACGGAAGCCGCTGTGTGAAACCTCCAGTTATTTACGGTGATGTTTCAAGACCAAACCCAATGACGGTAAAATGGTCAAAATATGCACAGTCTTTGACTCCAAAATGGGTAAAAGGAATGCTTACAGGTCCTGTAACTATTTTGCAATGGTCGTTTGTTCGTAACGATCAGCCACGTTCTGAAACTTGTACGCAAATCGCTTTGGCCATTCGTGATGAAGTTGTAGACTTAGAAAAAGCCGAAATTAAAATCATTCAAATTGATGAGCCAGCCATTCGAGAAGGTTTGCCTTTAAGAAAAGAAGAATGGGCAAACTATTTAGACTGGGCTGTAAAAGCGTTTAGAATTTCTGCATCTGGAGTTAACGACGATACGCAGATTCACACGCACATGTGCTACAGCGAGTTCAACGACATCATTCAAAACATTGCCGACATGGATGCCGATGTTATTACAATCGAATGTTCACGTTCGCAAATGGAACTTTTAGACGCATTTGCCAACTTTAAATATCCAAACGAAATTGGACCTGGAGTTTACGATATTCACTCTCCGCGTGTGCCTTCGAGTACAGAAATGGTGAAATTACTAGAAAAAGCTTCTGCCGTAATTCCTGTAGATCAGCTTTGGGTAAATCCCGATTGTGGTTTAAAAACACGCCATTGGGACGAAACCAAAAAAGCTTTAATCGAAATGGTTGCGGCGGCTCAGGAAATGAGAGCAACAGTTGAAAACCCTGTGAGTTAA
- the gldA gene encoding gliding motility-associated ABC transporter ATP-binding subunit GldA, whose amino-acid sequence MSIEVNSISKSYGEQKALNGISFKIEKGEIVGFLGPNGAGKSTLMKILTTYLLADSGSALVNGHDVMSDTKAVQRSIGYLPEHNPLYLDLYVREYLAFNADVYNVPKSRIEEVIELTGLTPESHKKIGQLSKGYRQRVGLANALLHNPDVLILDEPTTGLDPNQLMEIRNVIKNAGKNKTVFLSTHIMQEVEAICDRVIIIDKGQIVADNKLDHLVTANKEQVIEVEFDYKVEEQLLAKLPNISSYVNTHDMTWELTFVTDKDMRPAIFDFANENGLKTLQLNQKNKNLEAVFREITK is encoded by the coding sequence ATGTCGATAGAAGTAAACAGCATATCAAAAAGTTACGGAGAGCAAAAAGCTTTAAATGGAATTTCTTTTAAAATTGAGAAGGGAGAAATCGTAGGATTTCTTGGACCCAACGGAGCTGGAAAATCTACTTTAATGAAAATTTTGACCACGTATTTACTTGCCGATAGTGGCTCAGCCCTTGTAAATGGTCATGATGTCATGTCAGACACTAAAGCAGTGCAGCGTTCTATTGGGTATCTTCCAGAGCATAATCCGTTATATTTGGATTTGTATGTTCGTGAGTATTTGGCTTTTAATGCCGATGTCTATAACGTGCCAAAATCTAGAATTGAAGAAGTAATCGAACTGACAGGACTGACACCAGAAAGCCATAAAAAAATTGGTCAGCTCTCTAAAGGATACCGCCAGCGTGTTGGACTTGCAAATGCTTTACTCCATAATCCAGATGTTTTAATTTTAGATGAACCAACTACTGGACTGGATCCTAACCAGTTAATGGAAATTCGTAATGTCATCAAAAATGCAGGAAAAAATAAAACTGTTTTTTTATCGACACACATTATGCAGGAAGTAGAAGCGATTTGCGATCGTGTCATAATTATTGACAAAGGGCAAATTGTGGCAGATAATAAATTAGACCATTTAGTTACTGCAAATAAAGAGCAAGTAATTGAAGTAGAGTTTGATTATAAAGTAGAAGAACAGCTTTTAGCTAAACTGCCTAACATAAGTTCTTACGTTAATACCCATGACATGACATGGGAACTGACTTTTGTTACTGATAAAGATATGCGTCCCGCTATTTTTGATTTCGCCAACGAAAATGGTTTAAAAACTCTACAATTGAATCAAAAAAATAAAAACCTAGAAGCTGTTTTTAGAGAGATTACGAAGTAA
- a CDS encoding Lrp/AsnC family transcriptional regulator, which produces MENLDKTDLLILKHLQENSNINTKDLASKLFLTVTPVYERIKRLERDGYITKYVALLDKKKMNRGMTVFCNVRLKEHAKNVGSNFVKDIVALPEIIECYNIAGDYDFMLKILVQDMASYQDFVMNKLSTIENIGNTNSIFVMGEIKHSTALEF; this is translated from the coding sequence ATGGAAAACCTTGATAAAACCGATTTACTGATACTCAAACACCTTCAGGAAAACTCCAATATCAATACAAAAGACCTTGCGAGTAAACTATTTCTGACGGTTACTCCAGTTTACGAACGAATAAAAAGACTGGAAAGAGACGGATATATTACTAAATATGTAGCACTTTTAGACAAGAAAAAAATGAATAGAGGTATGACAGTGTTTTGTAATGTACGCTTAAAAGAACATGCCAAAAATGTGGGAAGTAATTTTGTAAAAGATATTGTAGCACTTCCAGAAATTATAGAATGTTACAATATTGCCGGCGATTACGATTTTATGCTTAAAATTTTGGTACAAGATATGGCTAGTTATCAGGATTTTGTGATGAATAAATTATCGACAATCGAAAACATCGGGAACACGAACAGTATTTTTGTTATGGGAGAAATTAAACACAGTACGGCTTTAGAGTTTTGA
- a CDS encoding deoxyguanosinetriphosphate triphosphohydrolase, giving the protein MNWEQLLSLKRQGDTSKRLRVEQDDTRLGFEVDYDRIIFSAAFRSLQDKTQVIPLSKTDFVHTRLTHSLEVSVVGRSLGRLVGKKIIEKYPYLKEIHGYHMNDFGAIVAAASLAHDIGNPPFGHSGEKAIGEYFSIGNGQKFRNQLTDKQWQDLIDFEGNANGFSVLTASRPGIEGGLRISYATLGAFMKYPKESLPKKPTNNIADKKYGFFQTDKLFFEEVAKDMGMIANKSGEDIGFERHPLAYLVEAADDICYTIIDFEDGINLGLVSEDFALEYLIKLVKDNIGVSKYKSLTTKEDRISYLRALAIGTLINDAVDVFIENEEAILQGKFPYALTDKSKYKAQMNDIIKLSVDKIYQSREVIEKEIVGYQIIQTLLDKFITAFNNKFEGNASNYDKLLLKMLPEKHDLDKGNLYERLLHICHYVSLLTDGNALELFETINGRKNN; this is encoded by the coding sequence ATGAACTGGGAACAACTTTTATCATTAAAACGTCAAGGAGACACAAGCAAAAGATTACGTGTAGAACAAGATGATACTCGTTTAGGTTTTGAGGTAGATTATGACCGAATTATATTTTCTGCTGCTTTTAGAAGTTTACAAGATAAAACACAAGTTATTCCGCTTTCTAAAACCGACTTTGTACACACTCGTTTAACACACAGTTTAGAAGTTTCGGTTGTCGGACGTTCGCTTGGGCGTTTGGTTGGAAAAAAGATCATCGAAAAATATCCTTATTTAAAAGAAATTCACGGTTATCATATGAATGATTTTGGAGCTATTGTGGCTGCAGCTTCATTAGCGCATGATATTGGGAATCCGCCTTTTGGACATTCTGGAGAAAAAGCGATTGGAGAATATTTTTCTATTGGAAACGGACAGAAATTCAGAAATCAGCTTACAGATAAACAATGGCAGGACTTAATTGATTTTGAAGGAAATGCAAATGGCTTTTCGGTTCTTACGGCAAGCCGTCCTGGAATTGAAGGCGGACTTCGTATTTCGTATGCAACTTTGGGGGCTTTTATGAAATATCCAAAAGAAAGTCTTCCAAAGAAACCAACCAACAATATCGCCGATAAAAAGTATGGTTTCTTTCAAACAGATAAATTATTTTTTGAAGAAGTTGCCAAAGATATGGGAATGATTGCCAATAAATCTGGAGAAGATATTGGTTTTGAAAGACATCCGCTGGCGTATTTAGTCGAAGCTGCAGATGATATTTGTTACACTATTATTGACTTCGAAGACGGAATAAATCTTGGTTTGGTTTCAGAAGATTTTGCCTTAGAATATTTAATTAAACTCGTGAAAGATAATATTGGAGTTTCTAAATACAAGTCATTAACCACAAAAGAAGATCGTATAAGTTATTTAAGAGCCTTGGCAATTGGAACTTTGATAAACGACGCGGTTGATGTTTTTATCGAAAATGAAGAAGCAATTCTACAAGGAAAATTCCCTTATGCTTTAACAGACAAAAGCAAGTACAAAGCGCAAATGAATGATATTATCAAACTAAGCGTTGATAAAATCTACCAAAGCCGCGAAGTGATCGAAAAAGAAATTGTAGGATATCAGATTATCCAGACCTTATTGGATAAATTTATTACAGCTTTCAATAATAAATTTGAAGGAAATGCTTCAAATTACGATAAATTACTTTTAAAGATGCTGCCCGAAAAACATGATTTAGACAAAGGTAATTTGTACGAACGTCTGCTTCATATTTGTCATTATGTTTCTCTATTGACAGACGGAAATGCATTAGAATTATTTGAAACTATTAACGGAAGAAAAAATAATTAA
- a CDS encoding dicarboxylate/amino acid:cation symporter, whose product MEVKRINFLQSYSSILMLLGGIIIGSIFGLVFGEKVLIIKPIGDIFLNLLFTAIIPLIFFTIGSSIANLERTEKLGKLFFIMVLVFLATILISAIVMICAVYLFPIHEDIAIAKVPFEEIQSGSAGDQIAKLLTANDFFELLSRKSMLALIIFSFLIGFATLQSGEKGNAFKSFLDSGNEVMKQLLNIIMKLAPIGLGAYFAYQVGVFGPQLLGVYAKPMAVYYAACVFYFFVFFSLYALVSGGKRAFKVFWSNNITPSLTAVGTCSSIATIPANLEAAEKMRIPAHVRNLVIPLGAPLHKDGSSMSSILKITFLFAMFGKDFTDPMTILLALGITVIVSIVEGGIPNGGYIGEILAITVYGFPMEQALPVAMILGTLVDPIATLLNANGDVICSMMVSRFSEKTKW is encoded by the coding sequence TTACAGAGTTACAGCAGTATTTTAATGCTTCTTGGAGGTATTATAATAGGAAGTATTTTTGGATTGGTTTTCGGAGAAAAAGTTTTGATCATAAAACCGATTGGGGATATATTTCTGAACTTACTTTTCACGGCCATTATCCCGCTTATCTTTTTTACAATTGGTTCGTCGATTGCTAATTTGGAGAGAACAGAAAAGCTCGGAAAACTTTTCTTTATTATGGTTTTGGTCTTTCTGGCGACAATTCTTATTTCGGCAATTGTAATGATTTGCGCCGTTTATCTTTTTCCCATTCATGAGGATATCGCTATTGCCAAAGTTCCGTTTGAGGAAATTCAATCAGGATCTGCAGGAGATCAAATTGCAAAACTGCTTACGGCAAATGATTTCTTCGAATTATTGTCGCGAAAAAGTATGCTGGCATTGATTATTTTTTCTTTTCTAATTGGTTTTGCAACATTGCAGTCCGGCGAAAAAGGAAATGCTTTCAAGAGCTTTCTCGATTCTGGAAACGAGGTGATGAAACAACTTTTAAACATCATCATGAAATTGGCGCCAATTGGTTTGGGAGCTTATTTTGCCTATCAGGTTGGTGTTTTCGGGCCGCAATTGTTGGGAGTTTATGCAAAACCTATGGCAGTTTATTATGCGGCCTGTGTCTTTTACTTTTTTGTGTTTTTTAGTTTATACGCACTTGTGTCAGGCGGAAAAAGAGCTTTTAAAGTTTTTTGGAGTAATAACATAACGCCATCTTTAACCGCAGTAGGAACTTGCAGCAGTATTGCCACAATTCCTGCCAATCTTGAAGCAGCAGAAAAAATGAGAATTCCGGCACATGTTCGTAATTTGGTGATTCCGCTAGGAGCGCCTTTGCATAAAGACGGTTCTAGTATGTCTTCTATTTTAAAAATCACTTTTTTGTTTGCCATGTTTGGGAAGGATTTTACAGATCCGATGACGATTCTTTTAGCACTTGGAATTACTGTAATTGTTTCTATTGTTGAGGGAGGAATTCCAAACGGAGGTTATATTGGCGAAATCTTAGCCATAACCGTTTATGGTTTTCCGATGGAACAAGCGCTTCCAGTTGCTATGATTTTAGGAACTTTGGTTGACCCGATTGCTACTTTGTTAAATGCAAATGGTGATGTAATTTGTTCGATGATGGTTTCGAGATTCTCTGAAAAAACGAAATGGTAA
- a CDS encoding pyridoxal-dependent decarboxylase: MNSILQHDLNDFENILEKAKQQGVDFLNNLENIPTSNKNRIDPKRDLNELGLGSSEALKEFNERLAPLLVSSPGPRYWGFVTGGSTPASIVGDWLASVYDQNTQSITSQGGNSALIEFETINLLLQLLELPDSFLGGFVTGATMSNFTCLGVARQWFGKQFGKDFAKNGISEPINILTATPHSSSIKSLSMLGIGSQNYTVVKTIEGNREAIDIINLEEKIKELNGKPFILISSAATVNTADFDDFEAISDLKKKYNFWWHIDAAFGGFAAVSDKYKHLVEGWEGADSITIDCHKWLNVPYESAFYLVKKEHLNLQIETFQNSNAPYLGNALENFNYLNVLPENSRRLRALPVWFSLVAYGKEGFCDIVEKSTLLALHFGNAIIEIDDFELMAPIRLNNVCFTLKGDENQDKVGEFLTRLNDTGTVFMTPTVYENRNGIRASFVNWRTTENDIKIVMKEMVEIVSQI; this comes from the coding sequence ATGAATTCAATACTACAACACGATCTAAATGATTTTGAAAATATCTTAGAAAAAGCCAAACAACAAGGCGTTGATTTCTTGAATAATTTGGAGAATATTCCAACTTCAAATAAAAACAGAATCGATCCCAAACGAGACTTAAACGAATTAGGTTTAGGTTCTTCAGAAGCTTTAAAAGAGTTTAATGAAAGATTAGCACCTTTATTGGTTTCGTCTCCAGGGCCTCGTTATTGGGGATTTGTAACCGGCGGATCCACACCTGCTTCTATTGTTGGTGATTGGCTGGCATCGGTTTACGATCAAAATACACAATCGATAACATCTCAAGGCGGAAATTCGGCATTGATAGAATTTGAAACTATTAATTTGCTGCTTCAATTATTAGAACTTCCAGATTCTTTTTTAGGAGGATTTGTAACCGGCGCAACCATGTCAAACTTTACTTGTTTAGGTGTTGCCAGACAATGGTTTGGAAAACAGTTTGGAAAGGATTTTGCTAAAAACGGAATTTCAGAACCCATTAATATTTTAACTGCAACTCCTCATTCTTCTTCTATAAAATCATTATCGATGTTGGGAATTGGAAGTCAAAATTACACAGTTGTGAAAACAATTGAAGGGAATCGTGAGGCAATAGACATTATCAATTTAGAAGAAAAAATAAAAGAATTAAACGGAAAACCTTTTATTCTAATTTCAAGTGCTGCAACGGTAAACACCGCTGATTTTGATGATTTTGAAGCTATTTCAGATCTAAAGAAAAAATACAATTTTTGGTGGCATATTGATGCTGCATTTGGGGGTTTTGCTGCAGTTTCAGATAAATACAAACATCTGGTTGAAGGCTGGGAAGGAGCAGACAGTATTACAATTGATTGTCATAAATGGCTGAATGTGCCTTATGAAAGCGCTTTTTATTTAGTAAAAAAAGAACACTTAAACCTGCAGATTGAAACATTTCAGAACTCAAATGCTCCTTATTTAGGTAATGCTTTGGAGAACTTTAATTATTTAAATGTTCTTCCAGAAAATTCACGTCGTTTAAGAGCTTTGCCAGTCTGGTTTTCATTGGTTGCTTATGGAAAAGAAGGCTTTTGTGATATTGTTGAAAAAAGTACTTTGCTGGCACTTCATTTTGGAAATGCTATTATAGAAATTGACGATTTTGAACTTATGGCTCCAATTCGATTAAATAATGTTTGTTTTACTTTGAAAGGAGATGAAAATCAGGATAAAGTTGGTGAGTTTTTAACAAGGCTAAATGATACAGGCACAGTTTTTATGACGCCGACAGTTTATGAAAATAGAAATGGAATTAGAGCTTCGTTTGTAAATTGGCGAACAACTGAAAATGATATTAAAATTGTAATGAAAGAAATGGTCGAAATAGTTTCACAAATATAA